A single Zootoca vivipara chromosome 1, rZooViv1.1, whole genome shotgun sequence DNA region contains:
- the PRKAG3 gene encoding 5'-AMP-activated protein kinase subunit gamma-3 isoform X2, with protein MERAAAAAPALEQAAPLSNGLQPQEAGPNLSLDVKESALEAKVVGQEAKDLAADGKGTELSMMNVMSDGRTMNGDPKAVGLDAKTANRDGKVTAVDAVATESDIKAADSEARELDTADNYGGPQATVTDRRQTGPGGKEDVMPRGRYKGRNASAPTLNAKDAGQQSKGTVVDVKAASEVTKPEESNKDDDGDIISLDCEILGFGPDTDLLGPDAETYMHFMRRHHCYDAIPTSSKLVVFDTTLQIKKAFLAMVANGVRAAPLWDNKQQCFVGMLTITDFINILHRYYRSPLVQIYEIEEHKIETWREVYLQGFFKPLVFISPNDSLFDAVYSLIKHKIHRLPVIEPISGNVLHILTHKRILKFLHIFGAMLPKPRFLQKTILELGIGTFRDVAMVLESAPVYTALETFVDRRVSALPVVNEKGRVVGLYSRFDVIHLAAQKSYNNLDITVGEALKQRSVCLEGVLTCHPYETMEDIIDRIAKEQVHRLVLVDEKKTPRGIVSLSDILQALVLTPAGIDRYSI; from the exons AtggagcgggcggcggcggcggcaccagcCTTGGAGCAG GCAGCACCACTGAGCAATGGCCTCCAGCCTCAGGAAGCAG GCCCCAACCTGTCTCTGGATGTTAAGGAATCAGCGTTGGAAGCCAAGGTTGTAGGGCAAGAGGCCAAGGACCTGGCTGCAGATGGCAAAGGTACAGAGTTGAGCATGATGAATGTGATGTCAGATGGCAGGACCATGAACGGGGATCCCAAAGCTGTTGGGCTAGATGCCAAGACTGCAAATCGGGATGGCAAAGTAACAGCTGTGGATGCCGTTGCTACAGAATCGGATATTAAGGCTGCAGATTCAGAGGCCAGAGAATTGGATACAGCTGACAACTATGGTGGACCACAGGCCACAGTGACAGATAGGAGACAAACAGGTCCAGGGGGCAAGGAGGACGTGATGCCAAGAGGCAGGTACAAGGGCCGGAACGCCAGTGCCCCCACCCTGAATGCTAAAGATGCAGGTCAGCAAAGCAAAGGCACAGTTGTGGATGTCAAAGCAGCATCAGAAGTCACCAAGCCAGAAGAGAGCAACAAAGATGACGACGGTGACATCATTTCTCTCGACTGTGAAATTCTTGGGTTTGGTCCTGATACTGATTTGCTGGGACCAGATGCTGAGACTTACATGCATTTCATGCGGCGCCACCACTGTTATGATGCCATTCCCACCAGCTCCAAACTGGTAGTGTTTGACACAACTTTGCAG ATTAAGAAGGCCTTCTTAGCCATGGTCGCCAATGGGGTGCGAGCTGCCCCTCTGTGGGACAAcaagcagcagtgttttgtgg GTATGTTGACTATCACTGACTTCATTAACATCCTACATCGCTACTACCGATCTCCTCTG gTTCAGATATATGAGATCGAGGAACACAAAATTGAAACGTGGAGAG AGGTGTATTTGCAAGGTTTCTTCAAACCCTTGGTGTTCATCTCCCCAAATGATAG CCTATTTGATGCTGTTTATTCCTTGATTAAGCACAAGATCCATCGTCTGCCTGTTATTGAGCCCATCTCAGGGAACGTCCTACACATTCTGACCCACAAACGTATCCTCAAGTTCCTGCATATCTTC GGAGCCATGCTTCCAAAGCCACGATTCCTGCAGAAAACCATCCTGGAACTGGGCATCGGCACCTTCCGTGACGTTGCCATGGTCCTGGAGTCAGCCCCTGTCTACACAGCCTTGGAGACTTTTGTGGACCGCAGAGTCTCAGCATTGCCTGTTGTTAATGAAAAAG GGAGGGTAGTTGGCCTCTACTCTCGCTTTGATGTGATT CACTTGGCTGCCCAGAAGTCCTACAACAACCTGGACATTACTGTGGGGGAAGCACTGAAGCAGCGCTCAGTCTGCCTGGAAGGGGTGCTCACCTGCCATCCTTACGAAACGATGGAAGACATTATTGATCGCATCGCCAAGGAGCAG GTCCATCGTCTGGTTCTGGTGGATGAGAAGAAAACCCCGCGGGGGATCGTGTCCCTCTCTGACATTCTCCAAGCCTTGGTTCTCACGCCTGCAG GCATCGACCGGTATTCAATCTGA
- the PRKAG3 gene encoding 5'-AMP-activated protein kinase subunit gamma-3 isoform X1, protein MRVPAVYVRRYHFFRLSEKEGRLCQSKGPRLLKCFTYQEVFGVWICNASPYPLGPNLSLDVKESALEAKVVGQEAKDLAADGKGTELSMMNVMSDGRTMNGDPKAVGLDAKTANRDGKVTAVDAVATESDIKAADSEARELDTADNYGGPQATVTDRRQTGPGGKEDVMPRGRYKGRNASAPTLNAKDAGQQSKGTVVDVKAASEVTKPEESNKDDDGDIISLDCEILGFGPDTDLLGPDAETYMHFMRRHHCYDAIPTSSKLVVFDTTLQIKKAFLAMVANGVRAAPLWDNKQQCFVGMLTITDFINILHRYYRSPLVQIYEIEEHKIETWREVYLQGFFKPLVFISPNDSLFDAVYSLIKHKIHRLPVIEPISGNVLHILTHKRILKFLHIFGAMLPKPRFLQKTILELGIGTFRDVAMVLESAPVYTALETFVDRRVSALPVVNEKGRVVGLYSRFDVIHLAAQKSYNNLDITVGEALKQRSVCLEGVLTCHPYETMEDIIDRIAKEQVHRLVLVDEKKTPRGIVSLSDILQALVLTPAGIDRYSI, encoded by the exons ATGCGTGTTCCTGCAGTTTATGTGAGAAGATACCATTTCTTTAGGCTTAGTGAGAAGGAGGGAAGGTTGTGTCAGTCAAAAGGGCCAAGATTACTTAAATGTTTCACCTACCAAGAAGTTTTTGGTGTCTGGATTTGCAATGCCTCCCCTTACCCACTAGGCCCCAACCTGTCTCTGGATGTTAAGGAATCAGCGTTGGAAGCCAAGGTTGTAGGGCAAGAGGCCAAGGACCTGGCTGCAGATGGCAAAGGTACAGAGTTGAGCATGATGAATGTGATGTCAGATGGCAGGACCATGAACGGGGATCCCAAAGCTGTTGGGCTAGATGCCAAGACTGCAAATCGGGATGGCAAAGTAACAGCTGTGGATGCCGTTGCTACAGAATCGGATATTAAGGCTGCAGATTCAGAGGCCAGAGAATTGGATACAGCTGACAACTATGGTGGACCACAGGCCACAGTGACAGATAGGAGACAAACAGGTCCAGGGGGCAAGGAGGACGTGATGCCAAGAGGCAGGTACAAGGGCCGGAACGCCAGTGCCCCCACCCTGAATGCTAAAGATGCAGGTCAGCAAAGCAAAGGCACAGTTGTGGATGTCAAAGCAGCATCAGAAGTCACCAAGCCAGAAGAGAGCAACAAAGATGACGACGGTGACATCATTTCTCTCGACTGTGAAATTCTTGGGTTTGGTCCTGATACTGATTTGCTGGGACCAGATGCTGAGACTTACATGCATTTCATGCGGCGCCACCACTGTTATGATGCCATTCCCACCAGCTCCAAACTGGTAGTGTTTGACACAACTTTGCAG ATTAAGAAGGCCTTCTTAGCCATGGTCGCCAATGGGGTGCGAGCTGCCCCTCTGTGGGACAAcaagcagcagtgttttgtgg GTATGTTGACTATCACTGACTTCATTAACATCCTACATCGCTACTACCGATCTCCTCTG gTTCAGATATATGAGATCGAGGAACACAAAATTGAAACGTGGAGAG AGGTGTATTTGCAAGGTTTCTTCAAACCCTTGGTGTTCATCTCCCCAAATGATAG CCTATTTGATGCTGTTTATTCCTTGATTAAGCACAAGATCCATCGTCTGCCTGTTATTGAGCCCATCTCAGGGAACGTCCTACACATTCTGACCCACAAACGTATCCTCAAGTTCCTGCATATCTTC GGAGCCATGCTTCCAAAGCCACGATTCCTGCAGAAAACCATCCTGGAACTGGGCATCGGCACCTTCCGTGACGTTGCCATGGTCCTGGAGTCAGCCCCTGTCTACACAGCCTTGGAGACTTTTGTGGACCGCAGAGTCTCAGCATTGCCTGTTGTTAATGAAAAAG GGAGGGTAGTTGGCCTCTACTCTCGCTTTGATGTGATT CACTTGGCTGCCCAGAAGTCCTACAACAACCTGGACATTACTGTGGGGGAAGCACTGAAGCAGCGCTCAGTCTGCCTGGAAGGGGTGCTCACCTGCCATCCTTACGAAACGATGGAAGACATTATTGATCGCATCGCCAAGGAGCAG GTCCATCGTCTGGTTCTGGTGGATGAGAAGAAAACCCCGCGGGGGATCGTGTCCCTCTCTGACATTCTCCAAGCCTTGGTTCTCACGCCTGCAG GCATCGACCGGTATTCAATCTGA